The genomic region TGGCTGATATTGCCAAGAATGATGCAAGTTGTTACGTGCGCATAGCCGCTGCGGATAAGCTCAATGATCAGTCTATTGCGCAAAAAGTTTATGCTGATTTGGCTAAAACTGGTGAAAACGATAATTTGCGACAAGATGCAATAAGAAAACTTAACGACCAGACTCTCCTGGCTGATTTTGCCAAAAATGAAAAAAACGGCTATGTACGCCTGGTTGCTGTAGATAAACTAAATGACAAATCTCTTGCCCAAACTATTTATATTGATATTGCCAAAAATGATGAAGAATATAGGGTGCGCAAGGCAGCTGTGGAAAAACTTATTGACCAATCGGCATTGGCTGATGTGGCAAAGAATGGCAAAAACTCTGATGATCGTTTGGCAGCGGTGAGAAAGCTTGATAACAAAGATTGCCTGGCCGAAATTGCCCTGAATGATGAAAATGAACAAGTACGCACAGAAGCGGCATATAAAGTTGTCAACCAGGCTGTTCTCACAAAGATTGCCCGGAATGATAAAAATGGTGAAACACTTTTGGTTGCCGCAAATAAACTCAATAACAAGTCTCTTGCGCAAATTGTTTATGCTAATATAGTAAAGAATGATACAAATTTGCTTGTGTTCGATCAAGCCTTGAGAAAACTTACCAACCAGGCTCTTCTCACCGAGATTGCCAGAAAAAGTAAAAAAGGATATGTGCGCTTGGCTGCAGCAGGTAAACTCAATAGTAAGTCTCTGGCACAAACCATTTATATCGATATTGCCAGGAATGATGAGGAATATAGTGTGCGCCAGGCAGCGGTGGAAAAACTTACTGACCAGAATGTGCTGGCCAAAATTGCCAGGAATGATAAAGATAAAAATGTGCGCTGGGTCGCGGTAGAAAAAATTACCAGTCGGGCTGTTCTTGCCGATATTGCCAAGAATGATGAAGAAATTGATGTGCGCAATGCCGCGTTAAGGAGACTCCAGGAGCTTCAGAGAAAATAAACAATTGCTGGCATTTCAAATAAAAGATAATTTGACCTCAATTTTTCCTGATGTTACAATGACTTTTGAGTAATATAATTGTGCTAATAGACCATTACTTAGATGATGACTATTCCCAACAATAATGGGAAAATAGGTTACAGGTACTATTATGAAAAAAGTTAAGGTCGGAGTGATCTTCGGCGGCAAGTCGGCGGAACATGCGGTGTCGCTGATGTCGGCGAAGTCCGTTTGGGAGAACCTGGACAAAGAGCGTTACGAGCCCTTCCTGATCTATATCGACAGGGCGGGGGAGTGGTGCCTGACCAAGAACACAAGTTTCAAGGAAGAAGAGTTAAAGCAGGAAAATTTCAACTCCTTCATGCCTTGGAGTTCCTGCTTGGTCGAGGCCGTCGACGTCGACATCTACTTCCCGATGCTTCACGGCCCCAACGGCGAGGACGGCCGCATCCAGGGGCTGTTCGAAATGGCCGGCAAGCCCTTCGTGGGCGCCGGCAGCTTCTCCTCGCAGCTGGCCATGGACAAGGTCGTTTCCAAGCTCCTGTTCGCCCAGGCCGGGCTGAAACAGGCGCCGTTCCTCCATTTCAGCGAGAACATCCACGAGCAGATCGTTGAGCTGGCCGAGAAGAAGCTCGGCTACCCGGTCTTCGTCAAGCCCTGCTCGCTGGGGTCGTCGGTAGGCATCCGCAAGGCCAAGGATCGGGACGGGCTCCTGGCCGCTGTCGATCTCGCCTTCGGCTACGATAATAAGATCGTCATCGAGAAGGTCATCGCCATGCGCGAGCTCGAGGTCTCGGTCATGGGCAACGACGAGATCATG from Candidatus Aminicenantes bacterium harbors:
- a CDS encoding D-alanine--D-alanine ligase encodes the protein MKKVKVGVIFGGKSAEHAVSLMSAKSVWENLDKERYEPFLIYIDRAGEWCLTKNTSFKEEELKQENFNSFMPWSSCLVEAVDVDIYFPMLHGPNGEDGRIQGLFEMAGKPFVGAGSFSSQLAMDKVVSKLLFAQAGLKQAPFLHFSENIHEQIVELAEKKLGYPVFVKPCSLGSSVGIRKAKDRDGLLAAVDLAFGYDNKIVIEKVIAMRELEVSVMGNDEIMVSAPGELLPANEFYDYADKYLDGKTQFRIPVQLGEKIEAQVRKTVHKAYRTLFLNGYARVDLFLENNSDEVLINEINTIPGFTTISMFPKLWQAQGITFSQLLDCLIDYGFDHFARRKENVDAGIGR